A region of Salinibacter sp. 10B DNA encodes the following proteins:
- the porV gene encoding type IX secretion system outer membrane channel protein PorV, translating to MRTPQTRVVQWTVSLAALFLLACGMPHASQAQLGESTALFLRIEPDSRSAGMGNAGVAVADNANAMFWNPSGLAFQTNTQVGITHANWLPEFDAGLFYEYLVGTYHVEGVGTFGGSVTYLNLGEIEIRNSEGISQGTYNSYELAVGVSYGYRVSDRLGLGTSLRTIYSKLAPSDNQGDSGTAATIAGDLSALYRTAPFSIGGSDATFSAGANLANMGGRMQYREVKQALPMNLRFGYALTVDFDEYNSLTFANDFNKELVNVEQQVSGEDTSYVADPFYEALFSSWGTARGQQDVNDEAAQLSLIEQFTVGAGLEYWYSDLFALRTGYFYEDPKNGNRQFLNFGAGLRYNIVGVDISYIYTLEENSPLANTLRFSLLFEFQK from the coding sequence ATGCGCACTCCTCAGACTCGTGTAGTTCAGTGGACTGTTTCCCTTGCTGCTCTCTTCCTTCTTGCGTGTGGGATGCCCCATGCGTCACAGGCACAGCTTGGAGAATCCACGGCCCTTTTCCTTCGCATCGAGCCTGACAGCCGATCAGCAGGGATGGGCAATGCCGGGGTTGCGGTAGCCGACAATGCTAACGCTATGTTCTGGAATCCCTCTGGCCTTGCCTTCCAGACCAACACGCAGGTTGGCATCACGCACGCCAACTGGCTTCCGGAATTCGACGCAGGCCTGTTTTACGAATACCTCGTGGGAACGTACCACGTTGAAGGCGTGGGCACCTTTGGGGGGAGCGTGACCTACCTGAATCTTGGGGAGATTGAGATTCGGAACAGCGAAGGCATTTCGCAAGGCACCTACAACTCCTACGAACTTGCCGTTGGAGTCTCTTACGGGTATCGGGTGTCGGACCGTCTCGGCCTTGGCACCTCTCTTCGGACCATCTACTCGAAACTTGCCCCGTCGGACAATCAGGGGGACAGCGGGACGGCGGCGACGATTGCCGGGGATCTTTCCGCTTTGTACCGAACGGCTCCTTTCTCGATTGGCGGATCAGACGCGACCTTCTCGGCCGGAGCAAATCTCGCCAACATGGGGGGACGGATGCAGTATCGAGAAGTGAAGCAGGCCCTGCCGATGAACCTTCGCTTTGGGTATGCCCTGACCGTCGATTTCGACGAGTACAATTCGCTGACCTTTGCAAACGACTTTAACAAAGAGCTGGTCAATGTCGAACAGCAGGTGTCCGGCGAGGACACGAGTTACGTAGCCGATCCGTTCTATGAGGCACTCTTTAGCTCATGGGGCACGGCACGAGGGCAGCAGGACGTGAACGACGAGGCTGCACAACTCAGCCTGATTGAGCAGTTTACGGTCGGAGCAGGTCTCGAGTACTGGTACAGTGATCTTTTTGCCCTTCGGACGGGATACTTCTACGAGGACCCGAAAAACGGGAACCGACAATTCTTGAATTTTGGGGCTGGCCTCCGTTACAATATCGTCGGCGTAGACATCTCGTACATCTACACGCTTGAGGAAAATAGTCCCCTCGCGAATACACTACGATTCTCGCTTCTGTTTGAGTTTCAGAAATGA
- a CDS encoding histidine kinase dimerization/phospho-acceptor domain-containing protein, producing the protein MSESNGAESLDEMHETVSSVYHDLNNPLSIISGNAQFLLEISREEDLDEQFVSSAQDIKEAAQRMADSLHRLTRLKEQMEEEI; encoded by the coding sequence ATGAGTGAATCCAATGGTGCTGAATCGCTAGATGAGATGCACGAAACGGTGTCGTCCGTCTATCACGATCTCAACAATCCCCTCTCCATTATTTCCGGCAACGCGCAGTTTCTTCTCGAAATTAGCCGAGAAGAAGACCTGGACGAGCAGTTCGTGTCGTCTGCTCAGGATATCAAAGAGGCAGCCCAGCGAATGGCAGATTCCCTGCACCGGCTCACTCGGTTGAAAGAGCAGATGGAGGAAGAAATTTAG
- a CDS encoding MBL fold metallo-hydrolase: MPDIGPYSLYSIETGRFGLDGGAMFGIVPKPLWSKRIAPDESNRIPLHMRCLLLEGPNRLILVDTGIGDVFAGTKYEDIYAVDHEYATLEGSLSEHGVSAGEVTDVILTHLHFDHCGGATRATEDGRKVRFPNATYHVQKEHWQWAQDPNPKEQGSFLRRALAPINDAGRLHLLEGGQTLFPGITVECVHGHTQAQQIVRVSDPDTTLVFVADLLPTTHHLAPTWTMAYDVRPLQTMEEKGAFLRRAVNEEWNLFFEHDPDVAVGCPRETDRGMQIEDPRPLPDL, encoded by the coding sequence ATGCCCGACATCGGCCCGTATTCGCTTTACTCGATAGAAACCGGTCGATTCGGGTTGGACGGCGGCGCGATGTTTGGGATCGTCCCGAAGCCGCTGTGGTCAAAGCGCATTGCCCCGGACGAGAGCAACCGCATCCCGCTTCACATGCGGTGTCTTCTGTTGGAGGGACCGAACCGCTTGATTCTCGTGGACACCGGCATTGGGGATGTATTTGCCGGGACGAAGTATGAAGACATCTACGCAGTTGATCACGAATACGCTACGCTCGAAGGCAGTTTGTCCGAGCACGGGGTTTCGGCCGGCGAGGTGACCGATGTCATTCTTACGCATCTTCACTTCGATCATTGTGGCGGGGCCACCCGGGCCACAGAAGACGGGCGGAAGGTACGGTTTCCGAATGCTACGTACCACGTTCAGAAAGAGCACTGGCAGTGGGCGCAGGACCCGAACCCGAAAGAGCAAGGATCTTTTCTGCGACGAGCATTGGCCCCGATCAACGACGCGGGACGACTCCATCTCCTCGAGGGCGGGCAAACGCTCTTTCCTGGGATCACTGTCGAGTGTGTTCATGGACACACGCAGGCCCAGCAGATTGTGCGCGTTTCCGACCCGGACACCACACTTGTCTTCGTTGCTGACTTGCTTCCCACGACTCATCATCTGGCTCCAACCTGGACGATGGCGTACGACGTACGTCCTCTACAAACGATGGAGGAAAAGGGAGCGTTTTTGCGCAGGGCTGTGAATGAGGAATGGAACTTGTTCTTTGAACACGATCCCGACGTCGCCGTCGGGTGCCCCCGAGAGACGGACCGTGGCATGCAAATTGAGGATCCACGCCCTCTCCCGGACTTGTAG
- a CDS encoding LON peptidase substrate-binding domain-containing protein, which yields MAFIDSLPLFPLNLVLYPGEHLPLHIFEERYKELTQYCLDHDVSFGIVRAKDDAVVEVGTTARIQDVVTRYDDGRMDVVVEGEERFRLLEIHDEKSYYTADVVLLEEEEQPVELDLKERVITQHMKLLELVGRTVRPDLYENEEYLSYVLAQNAALEEEQKQELLELSSESERIRYLIRHFETLIPRVEKKEDVHRRIRSNGHFKDFPPEEV from the coding sequence ATGGCCTTCATTGATTCTCTCCCCCTTTTTCCACTTAACCTCGTGTTGTATCCAGGGGAGCATCTTCCCCTGCACATCTTTGAGGAGCGGTACAAGGAGCTGACGCAGTATTGCCTCGACCACGACGTGTCCTTCGGAATCGTTCGTGCGAAGGACGACGCGGTGGTCGAGGTTGGAACGACAGCACGGATCCAAGACGTGGTTACACGCTACGATGATGGGCGGATGGACGTCGTGGTTGAAGGAGAGGAGCGCTTCCGGCTTTTGGAAATTCACGACGAGAAAAGTTATTATACGGCGGATGTCGTGCTGCTTGAGGAAGAGGAACAGCCGGTAGAGTTGGATCTCAAGGAGCGCGTCATCACCCAACACATGAAGCTCCTCGAACTGGTCGGCCGAACGGTGCGCCCCGACCTATACGAGAATGAGGAGTACCTGTCGTACGTGCTTGCTCAGAATGCCGCGCTTGAGGAAGAACAGAAACAAGAGTTGTTGGAATTGTCGAGTGAGAGTGAGCGGATTCGGTACCTGATTCGTCACTTTGAAACCCTCATTCCACGGGTGGAAAAGAAGGAAGATGTCCATCGTCGCATCCGCTCGAACGGACACTTCAAAGACTTTCCGCCAGAGGAGGTCTGA